Proteins co-encoded in one Nicotiana sylvestris chromosome 7, ASM39365v2, whole genome shotgun sequence genomic window:
- the LOC104218173 gene encoding nifU-like protein 2, chloroplastic, translating to MKATMLTPPPFCRNSQTLESSSCSPSYSASTLFPFHPPLKIYGFFGTRLSLRQAVSFHSPGESKQLAVKAVVTPNPVVELPLTAENIERVLDEVRPYLIADGGNVALHEIDGNVVKLKLQGACGSCPSAVVTMKMGIERRLMEKIPQIVAVESVPDEETGLELNEENIEMVLEELRPYLVGAAGGTLELVEIEEPIIKVRITGPAAGVITVRVAVTQKLREKIPAIAAVQLLQ from the exons ATGAAAGCAACCATGCTAACTCCTCCTCCTTTCTGTAGAAACTCACAAACCCTAGAATCCTCCTCCTGTTCTCCATCATATTCTGCTTCAACGCTCTTCCCGTTTCATCCTCCTCTTAAA ATTTATGGGTTCTTCGGAACTCGACTTTCCTTGCGGCAGGCGGTTAGTTTTCATTCACCTGGTGAATCAAAGCAGCTAG CTGTTAAGGCTGTAGTGACTCCAAATCCAGTAGTAGAGTTACCACTTACAGCAGAGAACATTGAGCGTGTATTGGATGAAGTTCGACCATACCTCATTGCTGATGGAGGCAATGTTGCATTGCATGAGATTGATGGAAATGTTGTGAAGTTAAAACTCCAAGGAGCATGTGGCTCCTGTCCAAGTGCTGTAGTGACCATGAAAATGGGAATTGAGCGCCGATTGATGGAAAAGATCCCACAAATTGTTGCGGTTGAATCAGTTCCAGATGAAGAAACTGGCCTTGAGCTTAATGAAGAAAACATTGAGATG GTTCTTGAAGAATTAAGGCCATATCTtgttggggcagctggtggaacTTTAGAACTAGTAGAAATTGAGGAGCCAATAATTAAAGTCCGAATCACAGGTCCTGCGGCAGGTGTAATTACTGTTCGTGTGGCTGTAACTCAGAAACTGCGAGAAAAAATTCCAGCTATAGCCGCAGTTCAACTTTTGCAGTAG